CCCTAATTTATTTGATACCTCTTGGTTAAATTGTTTCTTAGTAAACTCAGAAAGATGAACTCCATCCATCCAATCCATCGTTAAAATTCTATCAGAAGAGAATTCTTCATAATATTTTGGGAATTTTAAATTAGGAATATGTTTACAAGCATTTGCAATCTCATTACTTTGTTCTAATTCTAAAACATAGTTAGTTTCTTCTAATAACTTACTTTCAACTTCTTTAAAGTACTCATCAGAACGCTCACCTTTTATATTAAACATTTTCATAGCAATAGGCTTTACCATCGCTAAATCGCTAGAAATACTGTTTGCAACACCAGGGTATTGAATCTTTACTGCTAATGTTTTAGAGTTTGCAGTAGCTTTATGTACTTGACCAATACTTGCAGCATTTACAGACTCTACAGTAAACGTATCGAAAACCTCGTTAGGTGTTTTCTTAAAATATTTTTGAAAAGTTTTTACAACTAAAGGGCCGGAAAGAGGGGGAACTGAAAACTGTGATAGCGAAAACTTCTCTACATAAGCATTTGGAAGTAAACTTTTTTCCATGCTTAACATTTGCGCAACTTTTAATGCCGATCCTTTTAACTCTTTTAATCCGTCATAAATATCGGTTGCATTGTCTTCGTTTAACTGATCTCTTGCTTCTTCTTCGGTTTTTGTTATTTTGTTTCCGTAATATTTAGCATAATTTACTCCAATTTTAATTCCTGTCGTAACTAATTTGGTTGCTCTTTCTATTTTAGATGTTGGTATTTTATCTAGTCTTTTCATATAGATGCTCCTTTTTCTTTCCACAAAAACTTCGCTAAATCTATCACACTTTTTAAAGGTGTAATTTGCTGAATATCGAAACTCGCTTTGATTGATTTCTCTATAAAAACATCTGTTTTTTCAAAATTTGAAGATTCATCATCAATCCAAAATTTCATAACCATTAATAATTGTATCCAATAACTTTCTACAATCGTTTTATCTTGAAGTTCATTTACTTTTTCATTCTTAAAATCAATTTTCTCTAAATTAATTCCGCTTACAAAATTTATAAACTCTGTTCGTAATTGTTTTAAAACTGATAATTTCGAGAAATTTGATTTCACATCTTTAAACTGCAATAAAACGTACGATCTGTTTGCTGTTAATAACTCGAAAAAAGTAAAATAAAAACTTAGTAACTTATCTTTTGATGCATATTCTTTATAGGCTTCCGTTTTATGTAATAAATGAATTGTTTCTTTTGCAAAAATTGCAAAAATTGATTTTTCTAAACTTTCAAAACTTGAGTAGTGCTCGTAAAATTCTGATTCTTCAAAATTATTATCTAAAGCAAATGAATAAATAGAATTAGGCTTGCCTGATATTAAAACCGAATCCATATACCATTCTACTATTTTCTCTTGTGTAATATTCTTTTTTTTTGCCATAATTTTAGTTATAAAATACGATGTATGCATTTAAACTTGTTGCAATCGTCATCCATATTAAATACGGGAGTATTAGTAATGTAAACAGTTTTAATCTTTTTAGGTGTTCAAACGTAAAATAACCGATTAGCAACCATAATAAAGTAATTGAAATTAATCCTACTACTGTTAATTCTTGATTGAAAAAAAAGTAATTCCAACTTACATTTAAAACCCATTGACCAATAAAAAGTGTTGTTATTTTTTTATCCAAAAAAGAATATTCAAAACTCAATCTTGTCATATAAAAAGAAAACAACAACATAATTGTAGTCCAAGCAGCTCCGAAAACCCAACCTGGTGGTGTCCAAGGTGCTTTATTTAAAGAAAGGTACCAATCTTTTTGAGGGCCATTTTCCATTAATAAAACTCCAATTCCTAGCGCTAAGAAATTTACCACTATAAAAACTAAAAAACGTATATATTTATTTTCTTTCAAATCTTTTATTTTTCAAATAATTGAACATTAACTGTATCGTAAACAACAAATTAAATGCATAAAATACATCTTCAAATGGTATTGTAAATATTCTAAATCCTAAATTTTCATTATCATTATACCAAACCACAGGCTCTTCTATAAAACTACCTGTTAAGATTCCGTTTACTATTAAAAACGGAATTAAAACTACTAAAAAACTAGGGAAATATTCTTGTAATGTTTCTAAATGATTTTTTAATCCGTAAAAAATCAACAGTAAAAAGAATATAAAATTTATAGTAGTGTACAACTTACCAAAATTAAAAACTACTAATATTAATGTTATAAAAACTAATAAAAAACTAATAAAAATTGTTACTGATTTTGATAGTTTAAATTGAGGTTTTAAATACTTTAAAACTTCATGAGTAAACAAACAAGCATATGGTATACAAAAGAAAAATAGCCACTCTTCTAGAGGCATTTGAAAAATCTCTATAGATAAATGATATGTTGAATTGAAGCCCCAAACTCCATATTTGGTAAACAATCCATCCCAAATTAAAAAAGGAATAGCAACCAATAGTATACTTATAAAAGCTATTTTGAAATACTGAATAAAATGAAATTTTCTCTCAAAAATGCTATATAATAAAGGAACAGTTAAACTTCCTAAGGTTAATATAAGGTACAGGTAGTGACTCATTGTCTTTTCTTAAAATATTTAAAAGGCACAAATAACATTCCGAAACACTCTCCATCTGGTTTCCCCATATGCTTATGATGAATTTTATGTGCTTTTCTTAACCCTTTTAAATATTGATTATTTGTATTTTTAAACCATTTAAATCGTCTATGAATTAATACATCATGTACTAGGAAATAAGCTAAGCCATAAAATAAAATTCCTAATCCTATAAAAAATAAATAATTTAATTCGGGTCTAATCCCAAAGTAGAATAATAAAATACTAGGGATAGCAAAAACCACAAAAAACGCATCGTTTTTCTCAAATACATGTGGATAACCTGGTTGATGATGGTCTTCATGTAAATACCAACCAAAACCATGCATTATATATTTATGTGTAAGCCATGTTACACCTTCCATAACCAAAAAAGTTATAAGTGTAGTTAATAAAAAAAATGCTACAATCATAATGATGTATTTTTTATAATATATTTATCTAAATAGTCAGTAGAATCTTTTTTGTTTAAATACTTTTTCAAAAATTCTTTATCGCTATTTATTTGAGATGAGTAATTAAGTATTCCTGGTAAGTTCTCCTGAATAACCAAACGCACGTATCTCAAATGAACATTCTTCGGAAATTTGCTAATTAAATTTTCCAATTTTTTTTTCTCTTTTTTAAACACTATTAACTTGCTCCAAGGTAAAAACTTATATTTAGCTTGTTTCATTTTTAATGAAATTACATACCCCTGAATAGCTACTTTAGTAGTGTTTTGAAACTTCTTAATATATAATAATTCTTGCTTTTTATTTGATACCTCATGATACTCTGTGATAAATTCAGGCACACCTAATACTATACTTATAAAAGAAAAACAAATTAAAAGGTTAAGCATTATTATATCATATTTAATTTATACTTAACATAGCTTCTTGCCAATAAGTTTATTTTCATCGGATTTGAAATACGCACCCTTGTTTCCATTATTTTTGTATAATGAACTGCTTTTAATTTCTTTAACAATCGCTTATAATACCTGTACGCAATATAAACACCAAACTTAGCTTCAACTGGCAATTTTAAAACTCCATTTTGAAAAGCATACTCAAAATCTGACTCAATATCTTTAATGATTGCTAATTTTGATTCCTTATCAAAATTTTTAAAATTTACATTAGGAAAATACGATCTATTTAAATCTTCAAAATCATCTTTCAAGTCGCGTAAAAAATTCACTTTTTGAAACGCGGATCCTAATCGTTGAGCTGCAGCTTTAAGACCATCATATTTCTCTTGATCTCCATTAACAAAAACCTTTAAACACATTAAACCAACAACATCTGCAGAACCATAAATATATTCTTTATACTCCTCTTCTGTTTCATAAGTAGTTTTATATAAATCAGCTTTCATGCTTTTTAAAAAAGCTTTAACCATCGTATCTGAAATATCATATTTCAAAACAGTATGTACGAATGAATTTATAATAGGGTTTAAACTAATACCTTCCTTTTTTGCTGAAAAATATTCTTTTTCAAAACTAATCAGAAGAGTTTCTTTATCATAATCGTGAAAAGAATCTACAATTTCATCTGCAAATCGAACAAAGCCATAAATATTATAAATTGCTCCTCTAATACTTGGTGCCAACATTCTTGTAGCCAACGAAAAAGACGTACTATATTTTTTTGTTACAAGCTTACTACTTGCGTAAGAAACTTCATCAAACAGTTTTTTTTTCATATTAACGGTGGTTTTTTATAATTAAATCAGAAGCAATTTTACCAGAAATTAACGCTGGCGGAACCCCTGGCCCTGGCACTGTTAACTGCCCTGTAAAAAATAATTTTTTCACTTTTTTACTTTTTATCTTTGGTCTTAAAAAAGCAGTTTGTGTTAAGATATTGGCTAACCCATATGCATTACCTTTATATGAGTTATAATCTTTCTTAAAATCATTAACACAAAAACTTTCTTTAAATAAGATATGATCTTTAACAGACTGACCTGTTAGTTTCTCTAGTCGGTTTATAATAATATTAAAATATTTTTCCCTAATCTCTGGAGTGTCATTTATACCCGGAGCTAATGGTATTAAGAAAGTTGCAGCTTCTTTACTAGATGGAGAAAAAGAATCATCTGTTATAGAAGGGAAGCTAGCATAAAATAACGGTTCTTTAGGCCAGCTAGGAGAATCATAAATCGTTTTTGCGTGTACATCAAAATCAGTATCGAAAAACAACGTATGATGACAAACATTTTCTAATTTTTTATCAAAACCAACATAGAATAATAACGATGATGGTGCGAATACTTTTTTATCCCAATATTTCTCAGAATACTGCCTATATTTCTTTGGCAATAACGTTTCTGTATGATGATAATCTGCTCCACTTAAAACAATATCTGAAGAAACAAACTCTTTATTTACAACCATTCCTGTTGCTTCTCCAATTTCATTTACAACAACCTCCTCTACATTTGAATTTACCTTAAATTCAACTCCTAAATCAGTAGCTAAAGTTACCATTGCTTCAATCACCTTATACATTCCTCCTTTTGGGTGCCATGTACCTAAACCAAAATCAGCATAATTCATAAAATTATAAAACGCAGGAGTATTACTTGGTTTGGCTCCTAAAAACAAAACTGGAAATTCTAAAATTTGAATTAATTTTTTACTTTTTATGTTTTTTCGAACCTGCTTTCTTATAGTAGAGAAAAACTGTGTTATTTTACCAATAGTTACTGGTGTTACTAGTTCTAATGGAGAAATCCCAGGTTTATAAACCAAATCATTTATAGAAACATCATAATTATATGCTGCTGATTTTAAAAAAGCTTTTAAGTGAGCTGCACTTCCTTTTTCCTCCTTTTCAAAAACTTCATATATCTCCTCTAAACTTCCAGGTATTGTAATTGAATCTTTAACATCAAAATACACCTGATATGCTGGTGTTAATTTTTCTAACTCATAATAGTCTGAAGGTTTTTTTCCGAAATCTGCAAAAAATTTCTCAAACACATCTGGCATCCAATACCAAGTAGGTCCAATATCAAAAGTAAAACCATCTTTTATTAACTGTCTTGCCCTACCTCCTACGGTTTCATTTTTCTCTAAAACAACAACTTTATTACCCGCTTTCGCCAAATAACACGCTGCTGCAAGAGAAGAAAAACCTGAACCTATTATTGATATTTTTTTTTTCAATGCGCTATTTTATTAATTAATATTAATTGCTCAATTAATATTCTATTAAGATAAGAAATATATTGAGTCAATCAAATTTACATTTTTTGTTTAACAAAAACAAAAAAAGAATAAACAAAATTAAATTAACCAAAAAAAATTACAACGTTTTCAGCAATGATACTACTGATGGATGTAAAGAAATATCTGCTTCAAAATCAATTTCTTTTACTTTTAAAGTTTTACCACCAACAGCGATTAACTTATGCTCTGTTCCTTTAATAATATTATTAATCTCTTGAAAATAACTTACAATTTTATCATCATAAGGCTGAACCGTTAATGATGTTATGAAACAAATTTTAGTATCACTTTCAAAAAAATAATCGAGGTTACTTAAAGGTAAACTTTGCCCTAGATAGATTGTTGAATTACCTCTTAAAACAAGTTCATAATTCAAATACATCAACCCAAGTTCATGTATCTCGTTTTCAGGTAAAAACAAAACATAAGTAGTTTCTGAATTAATTACAGAATACTCTAATCTTTCTGTGCTAATTTGAATTTTCTGAGCTATTAAATTAGATATAAAATGTTCGTGAGCTGGCAACAACGTATCTGTTTGCCATAACAAACCTATATGACCTAAAAAAGGGATAAAAACATCTTTAAAAATCTCTCTAAACGTTTTTTTATTTAACAACTTATTATATGTATTATTAAACAAAACTTTATCAAACTGAAACATAGAGAGCTTAAATGAATTAATAGCCTCATCGTTAACTGCAACTTTAAATGCCAACTCTCTTGCTTTAACAATAATAGTTTCATTAGACATTTCAGCTATTTTAGAAATCTTATGATTATTTGTATTTAACAAAACAACATTTAACAATTTCTGTAAATTTTCTGAAGAATAATATCGAATATTAGTATCTGTTCTTTCTGGCGACAACAAACCATATCTTTTCTCCCAAATACGAATAGTATGCGCTTTTACTCCTGAAACATTTTCAAGATCTTTAATAGTAAAGGTATTCTTAATACTGTTCAATATAAATTGAT
This genomic stretch from Tenacibaculum sp. Bg11-29 harbors:
- a CDS encoding TetR family transcriptional regulator C-terminal domain-containing protein, translated to MAKKKNITQEKIVEWYMDSVLISGKPNSIYSFALDNNFEESEFYEHYSSFESLEKSIFAIFAKETIHLLHKTEAYKEYASKDKLLSFYFTFFELLTANRSYVLLQFKDVKSNFSKLSVLKQLRTEFINFVSGINLEKIDFKNEKVNELQDKTIVESYWIQLLMVMKFWIDDESSNFEKTDVFIEKSIKASFDIQQITPLKSVIDLAKFLWKEKGASI
- a CDS encoding NAD(P)/FAD-dependent oxidoreductase; translated protein: MKKKISIIGSGFSSLAAACYLAKAGNKVVVLEKNETVGGRARQLIKDGFTFDIGPTWYWMPDVFEKFFADFGKKPSDYYELEKLTPAYQVYFDVKDSITIPGSLEEIYEVFEKEEKGSAAHLKAFLKSAAYNYDVSINDLVYKPGISPLELVTPVTIGKITQFFSTIRKQVRKNIKSKKLIQILEFPVLFLGAKPSNTPAFYNFMNYADFGLGTWHPKGGMYKVIEAMVTLATDLGVEFKVNSNVEEVVVNEIGEATGMVVNKEFVSSDIVLSGADYHHTETLLPKKYRQYSEKYWDKKVFAPSSLLFYVGFDKKLENVCHHTLFFDTDFDVHAKTIYDSPSWPKEPLFYASFPSITDDSFSPSSKEAATFLIPLAPGINDTPEIREKYFNIIINRLEKLTGQSVKDHILFKESFCVNDFKKDYNSYKGNAYGLANILTQTAFLRPKIKSKKVKKLFFTGQLTVPGPGVPPALISGKIASDLIIKNHR
- a CDS encoding lycopene cyclase domain-containing protein, whose protein sequence is MSHYLYLILTLGSLTVPLLYSIFERKFHFIQYFKIAFISILLVAIPFLIWDGLFTKYGVWGFNSTYHLSIEIFQMPLEEWLFFFCIPYACLFTHEVLKYLKPQFKLSKSVTIFISFLLVFITLILVVFNFGKLYTTINFIFFLLLIFYGLKNHLETLQEYFPSFLVVLIPFLIVNGILTGSFIEEPVVWYNDNENLGFRIFTIPFEDVFYAFNLLFTIQLMFNYLKNKRFERK
- a CDS encoding sterol desaturase family protein — its product is MIVAFFLLTTLITFLVMEGVTWLTHKYIMHGFGWYLHEDHHQPGYPHVFEKNDAFFVVFAIPSILLFYFGIRPELNYLFFIGLGILFYGLAYFLVHDVLIHRRFKWFKNTNNQYLKGLRKAHKIHHKHMGKPDGECFGMLFVPFKYFKKRQ
- a CDS encoding squalene/phytoene synthase family protein; this translates as MKKKLFDEVSYASSKLVTKKYSTSFSLATRMLAPSIRGAIYNIYGFVRFADEIVDSFHDYDKETLLISFEKEYFSAKKEGISLNPIINSFVHTVLKYDISDTMVKAFLKSMKADLYKTTYETEEEYKEYIYGSADVVGLMCLKVFVNGDQEKYDGLKAAAQRLGSAFQKVNFLRDLKDDFEDLNRSYFPNVNFKNFDKESKLAIIKDIESDFEYAFQNGVLKLPVEAKFGVYIAYRYYKRLLKKLKAVHYTKIMETRVRISNPMKINLLARSYVKYKLNMI
- a CDS encoding MerR family transcriptional regulator produces the protein MNSIKNTFTIKDLENVSGVKAHTIRIWEKRYGLLSPERTDTNIRYYSSENLQKLLNVVLLNTNNHKISKIAEMSNETIIVKARELAFKVAVNDEAINSFKLSMFQFDKVLFNNTYNKLLNKKTFREIFKDVFIPFLGHIGLLWQTDTLLPAHEHFISNLIAQKIQISTERLEYSVINSETTYVLFLPENEIHELGLMYLNYELVLRGNSTIYLGQSLPLSNLDYFFESDTKICFITSLTVQPYDDKIVSYFQEINNIIKGTEHKLIAVGGKTLKVKEIDFEADISLHPSVVSLLKTL
- a CDS encoding AarF/ABC1/UbiB kinase family protein, with the translated sequence MKRLDKIPTSKIERATKLVTTGIKIGVNYAKYYGNKITKTEEEARDQLNEDNATDIYDGLKELKGSALKVAQMLSMEKSLLPNAYVEKFSLSQFSVPPLSGPLVVKTFQKYFKKTPNEVFDTFTVESVNAASIGQVHKATANSKTLAVKIQYPGVANSISSDLAMVKPIAMKMFNIKGERSDEYFKEVESKLLEETNYVLELEQSNEIANACKHIPNLKFPKYYEEFSSDRILTMDWMDGVHLSEFTKKQFNQEVSNKLGQALWDFYMYQLHVLKKVHADPHPGNFLVSPENELIVIDFGCMKEVPESFYVPYFELAVRENIDNPAFFESKLYELEILREDDTEEEITFFKGLFYEMLSLFTQPFQQEEFDFSDENFFGKIAALGQKYSKSTELKKMNGNRGSKHFIYINRTFFGLYNLMHDLKATDIKNNNYKNI
- a CDS encoding TspO/MBR family protein, whose protein sequence is MKENKYIRFLVFIVVNFLALGIGVLLMENGPQKDWYLSLNKAPWTPPGWVFGAAWTTIMLLFSFYMTRLSFEYSFLDKKITTLFIGQWVLNVSWNYFFFNQELTVVGLISITLLWLLIGYFTFEHLKRLKLFTLLILPYLIWMTIATSLNAYIVFYN